A region of Candidatus Glassbacteria bacterium DNA encodes the following proteins:
- a CDS encoding c-type cytochrome, with protein sequence MEVQDKKPLKVEQKSYALPFFGLSLLLVLFSLWVLKWEFIDLRPWKNYQQEYLNLKIENLQAELDELIGRTEEEEYKAQYDRAAEKLAAAKKKFESPEIQSEFRRLQAERSAKTREFKKVFLDFQNTRGVYLEVEYLYYKNLDPKDKQRLLDLESRSMKLQQQHEAIQEEVDSLGGLLGMYEAPVEKAESAMRALDSDVEAVKNEIEKFKNQKVEIKQVFFEDQNKADRCMSCHIGIDKESEVSNRHPFSKHPGKYIFLDNHSIDEFGCTSCHQGEGRATSAAWKAHGEDKHWTEPMLHGSMTQATCQNCHGDIEQLEGADILQQGVELVERHGCYGCHQIVGFEQLRKIGPDLTYVGEKANYTWLIQWLQQPKDYLPEARMPKFLFSKSEAEQIADYLVSMTFDSRKDAPEVEDDWDRYDRGKEIWRTSRCSICHVTNDQGGSHKRAYAPELSKIGGKVNREWLFNWLKNPKKYFPETNMPRFRFTDQEIWDLVEYVVGEFVDWDFEPLYTEPVKITNESINEGKSLIRKYGCFGCHNVKGMEALKEIGPFLRGTEVSYLSKAETNEMVGAELTGIGSKPIELFDYGMVKDLDHTREAYLRRKLASPRSFRENLKMPEFGFNEGEIEALTTLLFGFTDRDFPARFKLPKQADYYLPEGEFGKLLNDLKCLTCHTINGQGEDFAPDLSVEGSKVQREWLRNFLQNPDIIRPMLKQMPLFKLDPEPRMIKGNLEDSEIEIIVRYIENVLVADDIPEQSLEDHRDLETQINDGKEIYDELGCTSCHQIGYDGGALGPSLSNVGNRLKPSYIFAHLQNPQRFDKNSVEPNYRLSDADLIAMTQYLSTLKEN encoded by the coding sequence ATGGAAGTACAAGATAAAAAACCCCTGAAGGTGGAACAGAAATCCTACGCCCTGCCGTTTTTTGGGTTATCTCTGTTATTAGTCCTCTTTTCACTCTGGGTGCTGAAATGGGAGTTTATCGATCTTCGTCCCTGGAAAAATTACCAGCAAGAATATCTCAACCTGAAAATTGAAAACCTGCAGGCGGAATTGGACGAACTTATCGGTCGAACCGAAGAGGAGGAATATAAAGCGCAGTATGACCGGGCAGCCGAAAAGCTTGCAGCAGCGAAAAAAAAGTTCGAGAGTCCGGAGATTCAGTCGGAATTCCGGCGGCTACAAGCCGAAAGATCAGCCAAAACCCGTGAGTTCAAAAAAGTATTCTTGGATTTTCAAAATACCCGTGGAGTCTATCTGGAAGTGGAGTATCTGTACTATAAAAATCTCGATCCCAAGGACAAACAGCGTTTGTTGGATTTGGAAAGCCGGTCGATGAAACTCCAACAGCAGCATGAAGCTATTCAGGAAGAAGTGGATTCGCTCGGCGGCCTGCTGGGGATGTATGAAGCTCCGGTTGAAAAGGCTGAATCAGCGATGAGAGCCCTGGACTCTGATGTGGAAGCGGTGAAAAATGAAATTGAAAAATTTAAAAATCAAAAAGTGGAAATTAAGCAGGTTTTTTTCGAGGACCAGAACAAAGCGGACAGGTGTATGTCCTGCCATATCGGCATTGATAAAGAAAGTGAAGTCTCAAATCGTCATCCTTTCTCAAAACACCCGGGGAAATACATTTTCCTGGACAACCACTCGATCGATGAGTTTGGCTGCACGTCGTGTCATCAGGGGGAAGGACGAGCGACCTCCGCTGCCTGGAAAGCCCACGGAGAAGATAAGCACTGGACCGAGCCGATGCTTCACGGCTCGATGACCCAAGCGACCTGCCAGAACTGCCACGGGGATATCGAGCAGCTCGAGGGTGCGGATATTCTTCAGCAGGGAGTCGAATTGGTTGAGCGGCATGGCTGTTATGGCTGTCATCAGATCGTCGGTTTTGAGCAGTTGAGAAAAATCGGCCCGGATTTGACTTACGTCGGGGAAAAAGCAAATTACACCTGGTTAATTCAATGGCTCCAACAACCAAAAGACTATTTGCCCGAAGCGAGGATGCCGAAGTTTCTCTTTTCCAAGAGCGAAGCCGAACAAATCGCGGATTATCTGGTAAGTATGACTTTTGACTCCCGGAAGGACGCTCCGGAAGTCGAGGATGACTGGGATCGCTACGATCGCGGGAAGGAAATATGGCGGACATCCAGATGCAGTATCTGCCATGTTACCAACGACCAGGGAGGGTCGCACAAGCGAGCCTATGCACCGGAACTGTCAAAAATAGGCGGTAAGGTCAATCGAGAGTGGTTGTTCAATTGGCTGAAAAATCCAAAAAAATATTTTCCGGAAACGAACATGCCCCGTTTCAGGTTCACCGACCAGGAGATTTGGGATCTGGTTGAATACGTAGTGGGTGAGTTTGTGGACTGGGATTTTGAGCCACTATACACTGAACCCGTTAAAATCACCAACGAATCAATAAATGAAGGTAAAAGTCTGATCCGAAAATACGGTTGTTTCGGCTGCCACAATGTCAAAGGAATGGAAGCTCTCAAAGAAATCGGCCCTTTCCTGCGTGGAACGGAAGTAAGCTATTTAAGTAAAGCGGAAACTAATGAAATGGTCGGTGCGGAATTGACCGGCATCGGGAGCAAACCTATCGAATTGTTTGATTACGGTATGGTGAAGGATCTCGATCACACCCGTGAAGCCTACTTGAGGCGGAAGCTGGCCAGTCCGCGAAGCTTTCGCGAAAATCTCAAGATGCCGGAATTCGGCTTTAATGAAGGAGAAATCGAGGCCTTGACGACTTTGTTGTTCGGATTCACCGACAGGGATTTTCCCGCCAGGTTCAAGCTGCCGAAGCAGGCTGATTATTATTTGCCTGAGGGGGAATTCGGGAAGCTGTTGAATGACCTTAAATGCTTAACCTGCCATACAATTAACGGCCAGGGAGAAGATTTTGCTCCGGACCTTTCTGTCGAGGGAAGTAAAGTTCAAAGAGAATGGCTCAGGAACTTCCTCCAAAACCCGGACATTATTCGGCCAATGCTCAAGCAAATGCCATTATTCAAGCTGGACCCGGAGCCCAGAATGATTAAAGGCAACCTGGAAGATTCTGAAATAGAAATAATAGTCCGCTATATCGAAAATGTTCTCGTTGCCGACGATATCCCGGAGCAAAGCCTTGAGGACCACCGAGACCTGGAAACACAGATTAATGATGGGAAGGAAATATATGACGAGTTGGGATGCACATCCTGCCACCAGATCGGTTACGATGGCGGTGCTCTGGGGCCGAGTCTTTCCAACGTCGGAAACAGGCTTAAACCAAGCTATATCTTTGCCCATTTGCAAAATCCACAGCGCTTCGACAAGAACTCTGTCGAACCGAACTATCGACTCTCGGATGCTGATCTGATAGCAATGACCCAATATCTTTCAACTCTTAAAGAAAATTGA
- a CDS encoding cytochrome C has product MEQFIQIVTKPDNVAIVIMMLLITYYTFSAFQQALQNDRKRKEGLPVEGEEDRSAHTWPYLVRVEMIAMIAVMLFLIAWSVLLNAPLEEHANPSLTPNPAKAPWYFLGLQEVLVYFDPWFAGVAIPFLIIFGLMAIPYLDINPKGNGYYTFSERKFAIIIFTFGFHILWIFLIIIGVFMRGPGWLWFWPWQEWDHSRVVHSPNVDLTNLLGVDSQSLAGAILGGVIVVGFYVAGTYLPYKYLQIKRPEFLKNLGSTRLLIVMFLLLTMIGITVKIFLRLFFNIKYLWVTPWINF; this is encoded by the coding sequence ATGGAACAGTTTATCCAGATCGTCACCAAGCCCGACAACGTGGCAATTGTGATCATGATGCTGTTGATAACTTACTACACGTTTTCGGCGTTTCAGCAGGCGCTGCAAAACGACCGTAAAAGGAAAGAAGGGCTGCCGGTCGAGGGTGAAGAAGACCGGAGTGCGCACACCTGGCCCTACCTCGTACGGGTTGAAATGATTGCCATGATCGCTGTCATGCTCTTCCTCATTGCCTGGTCTGTCCTTCTGAATGCTCCCCTGGAGGAGCATGCCAATCCTTCCCTGACACCCAACCCCGCAAAAGCGCCCTGGTATTTTCTGGGCCTTCAGGAGGTGCTGGTTTATTTCGATCCCTGGTTTGCCGGGGTGGCCATTCCATTTTTGATTATTTTCGGTCTGATGGCCATCCCCTACCTGGACATTAATCCGAAGGGAAATGGATACTATACATTCAGCGAGAGAAAATTTGCGATAATCATCTTCACCTTCGGATTTCATATCCTCTGGATTTTTCTGATCATTATCGGTGTGTTCATGCGTGGACCCGGCTGGCTCTGGTTCTGGCCGTGGCAGGAATGGGACCACAGCCGGGTGGTGCACAGCCCCAACGTCGATCTGACCAATCTGCTCGGGGTAGATTCGCAGTCGTTAGCGGGTGCCATCCTGGGGGGAGTGATCGTAGTTGGATTTTACGTGGCAGGTACTTACCTCCCCTATAAATACTTGCAGATAAAACGCCCGGAATTCCTGAAAAATCTCGGTTCTACCCGGCTGTTGATAGTCATGTTTTTACTGCTGACAATGATTGGCATAACGGTCAAAATATTCCTGCGGCTGTTTTTTAATATCAAGTATTTGTGGGTTACCCCGTGGATCAATTTTTAG
- a CDS encoding Rieske (2Fe-2S) protein: MGSLAAFIRLFYPRVLFEPSARFIAGRPDEYPPGTVSSRLKDKYRVWIIRKEDGRFFCLSAKCTHLGCTPNWLSTQNKFKCPCHGSGFYQSGTNFEGPAPRPLDRFKIELSSEGLITVDKSLTFKGVSGSESDELYPDSLLMVNTEQS, encoded by the coding sequence ATGGGGAGTCTGGCCGCTTTTATCAGGCTTTTTTACCCGAGAGTGCTGTTTGAACCATCGGCAAGATTTATCGCGGGCCGCCCGGACGAGTATCCTCCGGGGACAGTCAGCTCCAGGCTTAAAGATAAATACAGGGTGTGGATTATTAGAAAGGAAGACGGGCGGTTTTTCTGTTTGAGCGCCAAGTGCACTCATCTGGGCTGCACCCCGAACTGGCTCTCCACCCAGAACAAATTCAAATGCCCCTGCCACGGGAGCGGGTTTTACCAGAGCGGGACTAATTTCGAGGGGCCGGCTCCCAGGCCCCTGGACAGATTTAAAATCGAACTCAGTTCAGAGGGCCTGATAACTGTCGACAAAAGTTTAACTTTCAAAGGAGTATCAGGTTCGGAATCGGATGAATTGTACCCGGATAGCTTGTTGATGGTTAATACAGAACAAAGCTGA
- a CDS encoding molybdopterin-dependent oxidoreductase: MRLSRRQFLKVAAGTGAAVVLADNALALQTLQPIADLNPLETYPERGWEKIYRNQYRYDSSFTFVCSPNDTHACRLRAFVRNGVAVRIEQNYDVDRYADLFGNKATPNWHPRGCLKGYTLLRRVYGPYRLRYPLIRKGWKQWADDGFPELTPENKARYKFDARGQDEIVKISWDDVNTYIAKGMINIAQTYSGPEGAERLREQGYSPEMIEDMHEAGTRTFKLRGGMGLLGVFGKYGMYRLSNSLAILDSRIRGVGPEKALGGRNWSNYTWHGDQAPGHPWVHGLQTSDCDFNDLRFSKLLIMDGKNLVENKMADSHFFIECMERGAKIVVISPEYSPACSKADYWMPIRPQTDAALFLGISKIIIDEKLYDEDFVKKFTDMPLLVRTDNLRRLRAADIFPGYKNQDISRGPSYKVQGLTDQQREIIGDFVVWDLKSGAARAITRDDLGEKMVAKGIDPSLSGKYEVETVDGEKIEVMPLFEMYLIHLEDYDLDTVHQITQSPKDLIVRLAHDIATIKPVAIHNGEGVNHWFHATETNRSTYLPLMLTGNIGLPGAGSHTWAGNYKAGLFQGSSWTGPGFAGWVKEDPFNLNLNPRAHGKKVKVKSYVKGEEPAYWNHGDIPLTVQTPKSGRKVFTGKTHMPTPTKVIFVNNVNLINNAKWVYEMLKNVNPKVELIITADINVTATVEYADISLPANSWVEFEGLEVTASCSNPFLQIWKGGIKPVHDSRDDIDILANIAVRLSQLVKDDRIAEMWKFVLEGNRDIYIQRMLETSTTTKGYRLKDIMKGKYGEPGVALLLFRTYPRVPFWEQIKDSIPFYTDNGRLQAYSDLPEAIEYGENFIVHREGPEATPYLPNVIVSSNPYVRPDDYGIPHDAEHWDERTVRNVKLSWHKVKESKNFLWEKGYQFYCVTPKTRHRVHSQWSDTDWNLIWDSNFGDPYRMDKRSPGVGEHQLHINPQAAKDLGINDGDYVYVDANPADRPYIGWKPNDPFYKVSRCMLRVKYNAAYPYNFTMMKHAAYIATERSVKAHETRADGRALSEGTGYQANLRYGSQQSFTRNWHMPMHQTDSMFHKRKAEMAFFFGGESDNHALNTVPKETLVKITKAEDGGLGGKGIWEPAQSGFTPAAENAQMKRYLSGKFVEIEKEG, translated from the coding sequence ATGAGACTTTCACGAAGGCAGTTTTTAAAAGTAGCGGCGGGAACCGGCGCGGCAGTTGTCCTGGCCGATAACGCACTGGCACTGCAAACGTTACAGCCTATTGCCGATTTAAACCCTCTGGAGACCTACCCTGAACGCGGATGGGAGAAAATTTACCGGAACCAGTATCGCTATGACAGTTCTTTCACTTTCGTCTGTTCCCCGAATGACACCCACGCCTGCCGGCTGAGAGCCTTTGTTAGAAACGGTGTGGCCGTGAGAATCGAGCAGAATTACGATGTCGACCGTTACGCCGATCTTTTTGGCAATAAAGCTACCCCTAACTGGCACCCCCGGGGCTGCCTCAAAGGTTATACTTTATTGCGCAGGGTATACGGTCCTTACCGGCTCAGATATCCCCTGATCCGGAAAGGCTGGAAGCAGTGGGCTGATGACGGTTTCCCCGAGCTTACTCCGGAGAACAAGGCCAGATATAAGTTTGACGCCAGGGGGCAGGACGAGATTGTCAAAATATCCTGGGACGATGTTAACACCTATATCGCTAAGGGGATGATTAACATTGCTCAAACCTACAGCGGCCCGGAGGGGGCCGAGCGCCTCAGGGAACAGGGCTATTCACCCGAGATGATCGAGGATATGCATGAAGCAGGCACCAGGACTTTTAAGTTGCGTGGCGGCATGGGTCTGCTCGGAGTATTCGGCAAGTACGGGATGTACCGCTTAAGCAACTCCCTGGCCATCCTCGACAGCCGCATTCGGGGGGTCGGACCGGAGAAAGCCTTGGGCGGACGCAACTGGTCCAATTACACCTGGCACGGTGATCAGGCCCCCGGTCATCCCTGGGTTCACGGGCTGCAGACATCGGACTGTGACTTCAACGACCTTCGCTTTTCGAAGCTGTTAATCATGGATGGGAAGAATCTGGTGGAGAATAAGATGGCTGACTCCCACTTCTTCATCGAGTGCATGGAGCGCGGGGCGAAGATTGTGGTCATTTCCCCCGAGTACAGCCCCGCCTGCTCCAAGGCGGACTACTGGATGCCCATCCGGCCCCAGACCGACGCCGCCCTGTTCCTGGGCATCAGCAAAATCATCATCGATGAAAAGCTCTACGATGAAGATTTCGTGAAGAAATTCACCGATATGCCTCTGCTGGTGCGCACTGACAACCTTAGAAGGCTCAGGGCCGCCGATATCTTTCCGGGATACAAAAATCAGGATATCTCCCGGGGTCCCAGTTATAAAGTTCAAGGGCTGACTGATCAACAGAGGGAGATCATCGGAGACTTCGTGGTCTGGGATCTGAAAAGCGGTGCTGCTCGAGCAATCACCCGGGACGATCTTGGCGAAAAGATGGTTGCAAAGGGGATCGACCCCTCCCTGAGCGGGAAATACGAAGTCGAGACCGTGGACGGGGAAAAGATCGAAGTGATGCCCCTGTTCGAGATGTATCTGATCCACCTCGAGGATTACGACCTCGACACGGTTCACCAGATCACCCAGTCACCCAAGGATTTGATTGTAAGGCTCGCACACGACATTGCCACGATCAAACCTGTCGCTATCCACAACGGAGAAGGGGTGAATCACTGGTTCCATGCCACGGAAACAAACCGAAGCACTTATCTGCCCTTGATGCTCACCGGTAATATAGGGCTACCCGGGGCAGGCTCCCACACCTGGGCCGGCAACTACAAAGCCGGTCTCTTTCAGGGCTCATCCTGGACCGGGCCTGGCTTCGCCGGTTGGGTGAAAGAGGATCCCTTCAACCTGAACCTGAACCCCAGGGCCCATGGGAAAAAGGTCAAAGTGAAGTCATACGTTAAGGGAGAGGAGCCCGCGTACTGGAATCACGGTGATATCCCCCTAACAGTCCAAACCCCCAAGAGCGGCCGCAAAGTATTCACCGGCAAGACCCACATGCCCACACCAACCAAGGTCATTTTCGTAAATAACGTCAACCTGATCAACAATGCCAAATGGGTCTACGAGATGCTCAAAAATGTCAATCCCAAAGTAGAGTTGATCATCACCGCAGATATCAATGTAACCGCTACTGTTGAATACGCAGACATCTCTCTGCCGGCCAATTCCTGGGTAGAGTTCGAGGGCCTCGAGGTGACCGCCTCCTGCTCCAACCCGTTCCTTCAAATCTGGAAGGGCGGAATCAAACCCGTCCATGACAGTAGAGACGACATCGATATCCTGGCAAATATTGCGGTCAGGCTGAGCCAACTGGTGAAAGACGACAGAATTGCCGAGATGTGGAAGTTCGTTCTGGAGGGAAATCGGGATATCTATATCCAGAGAATGCTCGAAACCTCTACTACCACCAAAGGCTACCGGCTGAAAGATATTATGAAAGGCAAATACGGGGAACCCGGGGTGGCTCTCCTGCTTTTCAGGACTTACCCCAGAGTGCCGTTCTGGGAGCAAATTAAAGATAGCATCCCCTTTTATACCGATAACGGAAGGCTTCAGGCCTACAGCGATTTGCCTGAGGCTATCGAATATGGGGAAAACTTCATCGTGCATCGGGAAGGTCCCGAAGCCACCCCTTACCTGCCCAATGTGATCGTGAGCTCCAACCCCTACGTCAGGCCGGACGACTACGGGATTCCCCACGATGCCGAGCATTGGGATGAGCGGACGGTGCGCAATGTCAAGCTCTCCTGGCACAAAGTGAAAGAGAGCAAAAACTTCCTCTGGGAGAAAGGTTACCAGTTTTATTGCGTAACGCCGAAAACAAGGCACCGGGTCCACTCCCAGTGGAGCGACACTGACTGGAACCTTATCTGGGACTCCAACTTCGGCGATCCCTACCGGATGGATAAGAGGAGCCCGGGGGTGGGCGAACATCAGCTGCATATAAACCCGCAAGCGGCTAAAGATCTGGGAATCAACGACGGCGACTATGTTTACGTGGACGCCAACCCGGCGGATCGTCCTTACATCGGATGGAAGCCCAACGATCCATTTTATAAGGTGTCCCGGTGCATGCTGAGGGTCAAATACAACGCCGCCTATCCCTATAACTTCACCATGATGAAACATGCCGCTTACATCGCCACCGAAAGGAGTGTGAAAGCTCACGAAACCAGGGCCGATGGAAGGGCGCTTTCCGAGGGCACCGGGTACCAGGCAAATCTTCGCTATGGCTCACAGCAGAGTTTTACCCGGAACTGGCACATGCCCATGCACCAGACTGACAGTATGTTCCACAAGCGAAAAGCCGAGATGGCCTTCTTTTTCGGCGGCGAGTCGGATAACCATGCACTTAACACCGTGCCCAAGGAGACCCTGGTCAAGATCACCAAGGCCGAGGATGGTGGATTGGGAGGCAAGGGAATCTGGGAGCCGGCACAAAGCGGGTTTACACCTGCAGCTGAAAACGCCCAAATGAAAAGGTACTTATCCGGAAAATTCGTGGAAATCGAGAAGGAGGGCTAA
- a CDS encoding 4Fe-4S dicluster domain-containing protein — protein sequence MPDNLKKKRQRPRAVMNPETCTGCGICAAVCPQNCIAIVESTLNFNGISLIDSQRCTGCFMCAIDCPWGAISMVLADGSPADYSAQLKKVKGYR from the coding sequence TTGCCAGACAATCTGAAGAAAAAAAGACAGAGACCGCGCGCGGTAATGAACCCGGAAACTTGTACGGGATGTGGTATTTGTGCAGCGGTTTGTCCACAGAATTGTATAGCTATCGTTGAATCGACGCTCAATTTCAATGGCATATCCTTGATCGACTCCCAGCGCTGCACCGGGTGCTTTATGTGTGCGATTGACTGCCCCTGGGGAGCGATTTCGATGGTTTTAGCCGATGGCAGTCCAGCCGACTATTCAGCGCAACTGAAGAAAGTAAAAGGGTACCGCTGA
- a CDS encoding DUF4405 domain-containing protein: protein MKKIIKSIQKSLVWKSIFRRSYRDSPRNRALAIFGNIFMHLHPVQLRESAIKYKFTWGMGGITFLLFIILTISGVLLMFYYHPSVEKAYWDMKDLEYQVPFGLFLRNIHRWAGHLMVITVMIHLFRVFMTGSYKTPRQFNWCVGVLLLVLTLLLSFTGYLLPWDQLGFWAITVGTNMAGATPFLGYEGPFSDLLNINIYNDVRFALLGGSQVGANALLRAYVWHCIGLPLIASVFIAVHFWRVRKDGGISGPEIKKEKQPSL, encoded by the coding sequence ATGAAAAAGATAATTAAATCGATTCAAAAAAGCCTGGTCTGGAAATCCATCTTTCGCCGGAGCTATCGGGATAGCCCCAGGAACCGGGCCTTGGCGATATTTGGCAATATATTCATGCACCTTCATCCAGTCCAACTCAGGGAGAGTGCCATTAAGTACAAGTTCACTTGGGGAATGGGAGGGATTACTTTTCTTCTGTTCATCATTTTAACAATCTCGGGTGTGCTGTTGATGTTCTATTACCACCCCTCGGTCGAGAAAGCCTACTGGGATATGAAAGATCTGGAATACCAGGTGCCTTTCGGCCTTTTTCTGCGGAACATTCACCGCTGGGCCGGCCACCTGATGGTGATAACCGTGATGATCCACTTGTTCAGAGTTTTTATGACCGGCTCCTATAAAACTCCCCGCCAGTTCAATTGGTGTGTCGGGGTGCTCCTGCTGGTTTTAACTCTACTGTTGAGTTTTACCGGCTATTTGTTGCCCTGGGATCAGCTCGGGTTTTGGGCTATCACGGTCGGGACCAACATGGCTGGAGCAACTCCTTTCCTGGGCTATGAGGGGCCCTTCAGCGACCTGTTGAATATTAATATCTATAATGACGTGAGGTTCGCTTTACTGGGCGGCTCACAGGTGGGGGCTAATGCTCTGTTAAGAGCATATGTCTGGCATTGCATAGGCCTTCCTTTGATCGCAAGCGTATTCATTGCGGTCCATTTCTGGAGAGTAAGAAAAGATGGTGGTATCTCGGGTCCTGAGATAAAAAAGGAAAAACAACCTAGTCTTTAA
- a CDS encoding nitrate oxidoreductase subunit beta, with amino-acid sequence MAQTYNWQLGRRMSYPYPGTRPKLQFAAVFNLNRCIACQTCTMACKSTWTFGKGQEFMWWNNVESKPYGGYPQHWDVKTLSLLGPQSWSVEDKKDLVAPYGTYEGDTIFEAAEYRELHQEAVGYVPTDKEWRFPNIYEDTAKAHSSLSVKDAFTHGSQLPEHATWFFYLPRLCNHCTYPACLAACPRKAIYKRPEDGIVLLDQKRCRGYRKCVEQCPYKKPMFRGTTHISEKCIACYPRVEGKDPMSNGRPRETRCMAACVGRIRMQGLVKTAKNGWAEDPAHPLYYLVHVEKVALPLYPQFGTEPNIYYIPPRWAPRQYLRQMFGPGVDQAIEKYTAPSRKLLAVLQLFRAHQDIIFSFKTKEGKKVYETTINGKPWSMYDDTVIGYDKKGKEFIRTTVEEPIHIRPKEYVNSI; translated from the coding sequence ATGGCTCAAACCTACAACTGGCAACTTGGACGAAGGATGAGCTATCCTTATCCCGGAACGCGTCCAAAGCTTCAGTTTGCCGCGGTCTTTAACCTGAATCGATGTATTGCCTGCCAGACCTGTACCATGGCCTGCAAAAGCACCTGGACTTTTGGTAAAGGCCAGGAGTTTATGTGGTGGAACAATGTCGAGAGTAAGCCATACGGAGGCTATCCTCAACACTGGGACGTAAAAACCCTCTCCCTGCTGGGACCCCAGAGCTGGTCTGTGGAAGATAAAAAAGATCTGGTAGCCCCCTACGGGACCTATGAAGGCGACACCATCTTCGAAGCGGCTGAATACAGGGAACTCCATCAGGAGGCAGTTGGCTACGTCCCGACAGACAAAGAATGGCGTTTTCCCAACATTTATGAGGATACCGCAAAAGCGCACTCTTCATTGTCGGTCAAGGATGCTTTCACACACGGCAGCCAACTGCCGGAGCACGCCACCTGGTTTTTTTATCTCCCCCGCCTGTGCAACCACTGCACTTATCCGGCTTGTCTGGCCGCCTGTCCTCGCAAGGCAATTTATAAAAGGCCTGAAGACGGCATTGTTTTACTCGACCAGAAAAGATGCAGGGGCTATCGCAAGTGTGTGGAGCAATGCCCGTATAAAAAACCGATGTTCAGAGGGACTACCCATATCAGTGAAAAATGCATAGCCTGCTACCCGAGGGTCGAGGGTAAAGATCCCATGAGCAATGGACGGCCCCGGGAAACCCGGTGTATGGCTGCCTGTGTAGGAAGGATTCGCATGCAAGGGCTGGTCAAAACAGCCAAGAATGGCTGGGCCGAAGATCCAGCACATCCGCTCTACTACTTGGTTCACGTGGAAAAAGTGGCGCTGCCCCTTTACCCACAGTTCGGTACGGAGCCTAATATCTATTATATCCCGCCGCGCTGGGCGCCCCGGCAGTACCTCAGGCAGATGTTCGGTCCCGGAGTCGATCAGGCTATTGAAAAGTATACCGCACCCTCCAGGAAGCTGCTGGCGGTGCTTCAACTCTTCAGGGCTCATCAGGACATTATTTTCAGCTTTAAAACCAAAGAGGGGAAGAAAGTTTACGAGACTACTATCAATGGAAAACCCTGGTCGATGTACGACGATACGGTGATCGGGTACGATAAGAAGGGAAAGGAGTTCATCAGAACCACTGTCGAGGAGCCGATCCATATCAGGCCAAAAGAGTATGTCAACTCTATTTAG